The Methanobacterium lacus genome includes a region encoding these proteins:
- a CDS encoding chitobiase/beta-hexosaminidase C-terminal domain-containing protein — translation MGDIKKKILILTLACLTVLMFSAEVSAADPPVANFTTNTTSTSAQSNIQFNDTSTGNPTSWKWNFGDGKTSTLKNPVHNYTKTGNFSVTLNVTNTAGTSNLTLFNYISIFSSPISSYNNVNITTANNGTVYMQDLGSGGGLNAIHIASSTILGPNYGQYTVTSNQSGVLYVTDTGGRGYQDNIVLMIAVNGTIPDNFALKIRASGYTWTPAGFNTAPSLANITYQAYAINQTFYKNDFIYGPQNWKMAGGNTAYPIYLNEDMNDPSNRFSLLFIDLHAGPLGSNYPTGNGALTDYGAVKINYIFQNLESIAAFNAYAWNANTTHGAGMGWTNSILPGQTGGPSGYEVIGSKKPTAMFSSDVKSGVVPLTVHFTDESTQTPTSWFWDFGDGTSSTEQNPTHIYNHSGNYVVTLTIHNAYDTDTTTGNIAVGNIDVSASLPNGSYNTTQYVNLTAEDNLYPNPTIYYTTDGTDPTTSGQIYTGQIVLSDEGKVVLKFFAVDSGANVSNIVTMNYTIDKTAPTANTKPSGSTYNTKQNVSINASDNFDPNPVIYYTLDGTDPTNSTTRVRYTGPITITSTTRLRYVAVDDANNWSRVYDESYVMNYTKAPVPSANVPSGSYTSDQVVTLSATDQIDPKPKIYYTLDGSKPTNKSTLYTWPISINTIGTTVLKFIAVNNAGLASNVITCTYTLNKQGAGGTWNSTTIANNGMYNSIAIDKSGNPHVVYYQLASPTDKYPELIYAYKDSKGWHKELVDKSNAGSGFYVSMALDSSNNPSMVYGEVFGVNSTDKLKYAYRNSTGWHITILTQNSYISYINMVLYNNQPRISFYNDSANNGQGELQYMYKNGTKWYIENVTTKPSGGRWNSLALDKNGNPRISYYDIYGGPVQGSLRYAERTSTGNWLITTVDGNMVDPVNVGIWNSIAIDSNGNPHISYNSNLGGGGGSLKYTYYNGTSWVVTTISNLKSSCSKLILTKSNSPLIVYEDVTTGNFKYAYLEGKKWIINNIDTVDGVGQWISLTLNAKGIPYVCYSTANSKIKYTYLIPFTVNATAGGTFNTTKSVVIKSTPGTTVYYTKDGSDPRTSKTKIKYTNPISISTTTSLKFAAVDSALNWSSITTSTYVINLPPTAAAGTKGGYYNTTKLIKLTMNQPGNIYYTINGITPTATSNKYTGYITITKTTTLKFIAINQSGQKSIIYNETYKIDKIAPGIIYTSPRNGATNIPRKGTVSIKFSENIVPTLNWSRIYVKNLKTGKLDTITKTVTNNTLNLKTSSSRTGNNWYIVYIPSSSVKDAAGNKLSKAYTFKFRTGSQ, via the coding sequence TTGGGAGATATAAAGAAAAAGATTTTAATTTTAACACTGGCTTGTTTGACTGTTTTAATGTTTAGTGCAGAAGTATCAGCAGCTGATCCTCCTGTTGCAAATTTCACTACTAACACTACAAGCACAAGTGCACAGTCGAATATCCAGTTCAACGATACATCAACAGGCAATCCAACAAGTTGGAAATGGAACTTCGGTGATGGAAAAACATCAACACTCAAAAACCCAGTTCACAACTACACAAAAACTGGCAACTTCAGTGTTACACTGAATGTCACAAATACTGCTGGAACTTCAAATTTAACACTTTTCAACTACATCAGCATATTCAGCAGTCCAATTTCCAGTTACAACAATGTTAACATTACGACTGCCAATAATGGCACAGTTTACATGCAAGATCTAGGATCTGGAGGTGGTTTAAACGCAATACATATAGCTTCCAGTACTATTTTAGGTCCAAACTACGGACAGTACACAGTAACATCAAACCAATCTGGAGTGCTGTATGTTACAGACACCGGTGGAAGGGGATATCAGGATAATATTGTTCTTATGATAGCTGTAAATGGAACCATTCCAGATAATTTTGCTTTGAAGATAAGGGCGAGTGGATACACATGGACACCAGCAGGATTTAACACTGCTCCATCACTTGCAAATATAACTTATCAAGCGTATGCCATCAATCAAACATTTTACAAGAATGATTTTATTTATGGGCCTCAAAACTGGAAAATGGCAGGTGGAAACACTGCATATCCAATATACCTCAACGAGGATATGAATGATCCTTCAAATAGATTCAGTTTGTTGTTTATAGATCTGCATGCAGGTCCACTTGGATCGAATTATCCTACAGGAAATGGTGCTTTAACAGATTATGGTGCTGTGAAAATAAATTATATATTTCAAAATTTGGAATCCATAGCAGCATTCAATGCCTATGCATGGAACGCAAACACAACCCATGGGGCAGGAATGGGATGGACCAACAGTATTTTGCCAGGTCAAACTGGAGGTCCAAGTGGTTATGAAGTTATTGGTTCGAAAAAACCAACAGCAATGTTCTCATCTGATGTTAAAAGTGGTGTGGTACCCTTAACAGTTCACTTCACAGATGAATCAACCCAAACACCTACATCATGGTTCTGGGACTTTGGAGATGGAACCAGCTCAACTGAACAAAATCCAACACACATCTACAATCATTCAGGGAATTACGTTGTCACATTAACTATTCACAATGCCTACGATACAGACACCACAACTGGAAACATAGCTGTCGGTAACATTGATGTATCAGCATCGTTACCCAATGGATCCTACAACACCACACAGTATGTGAATTTAACAGCTGAAGATAATTTATACCCAAATCCAACTATCTACTACACAACAGATGGTACAGATCCCACAACAAGTGGTCAGATATATACTGGCCAAATAGTGCTTAGTGACGAAGGGAAGGTTGTGCTGAAGTTTTTCGCAGTTGATTCAGGAGCAAACGTATCCAACATTGTAACAATGAATTACACCATCGATAAAACAGCTCCAACAGCAAATACCAAACCTTCTGGAAGTACCTACAACACAAAACAGAATGTTTCAATAAATGCTTCAGACAACTTCGATCCAAATCCCGTAATATATTACACACTAGATGGCACTGACCCAACCAACAGCACAACAAGGGTCCGATATACAGGTCCAATAACAATTACATCAACAACCCGACTTAGGTATGTGGCTGTTGATGATGCTAACAACTGGAGCCGGGTTTACGACGAAAGTTACGTCATGAACTACACAAAGGCACCAGTACCATCAGCAAACGTACCAAGCGGATCCTACACTTCTGATCAGGTTGTTACCTTATCTGCAACTGATCAAATAGATCCCAAACCCAAGATTTATTATACACTCGACGGATCCAAACCCACAAACAAAAGCACCCTATACACCTGGCCAATAAGCATCAATACCATTGGAACAACCGTTCTAAAGTTCATAGCAGTTAACAATGCAGGGTTGGCATCTAATGTAATCACCTGCACCTACACCTTGAATAAACAGGGGGCTGGAGGAACATGGAACAGCACAACAATAGCAAACAATGGAATGTACAATTCCATAGCCATAGATAAATCAGGCAACCCTCATGTGGTCTATTACCAACTAGCATCACCAACTGACAAATATCCTGAGTTAATATATGCATATAAAGACAGTAAAGGCTGGCACAAAGAGCTTGTTGACAAAAGTAATGCAGGTTCAGGATTTTACGTATCAATGGCATTAGATTCCTCAAACAACCCCTCAATGGTTTATGGGGAAGTTTTCGGTGTAAATTCAACCGATAAACTTAAATATGCATACAGAAACTCAACAGGATGGCATATCACCATACTAACACAGAACAGCTATATTTCATACATCAACATGGTGCTTTACAACAACCAGCCAAGGATCAGCTTCTACAATGACTCTGCAAACAATGGCCAAGGTGAACTACAGTACATGTACAAAAACGGCACCAAATGGTACATCGAAAATGTTACGACAAAACCATCAGGGGGAAGATGGAATTCTTTAGCACTTGACAAAAATGGTAATCCAAGAATAAGTTACTACGATATCTATGGAGGACCAGTGCAGGGGAGTTTAAGATATGCTGAGAGAACTTCGACAGGCAATTGGTTGATCACAACTGTTGACGGTAACATGGTCGATCCTGTTAACGTTGGAATCTGGAATTCAATAGCAATCGACTCCAATGGAAATCCACACATAAGCTACAATTCAAATCTTGGAGGGGGAGGAGGAAGCCTCAAGTACACCTACTACAACGGAACCAGTTGGGTCGTAACTACCATCAGTAACTTAAAATCTTCCTGCAGTAAACTGATATTAACCAAATCTAACAGTCCATTAATAGTTTATGAGGATGTAACAACTGGTAACTTTAAATATGCTTATCTTGAAGGTAAAAAATGGATAATAAACAATATTGACACTGTCGATGGAGTGGGTCAATGGATCTCTCTAACACTAAATGCAAAGGGAATTCCATACGTCTGCTACTCGACTGCCAATTCAAAAATTAAGTACACTTACTTGATTCCATTCACTGTAAATGCAACAGCAGGTGGAACATTTAACACAACAAAATCAGTGGTAATTAAATCAACCCCTGGAACAACTGTTTACTACACAAAAGATGGCAGTGATCCTAGAACAAGTAAAACAAAAATCAAATACACAAATCCCATATCAATTAGCACTACAACGAGTCTTAAATTCGCAGCGGTAGATTCTGCGCTTAATTGGAGTTCAATAACAACATCCACATATGTAATAAATCTACCACCAACAGCCGCAGCTGGAACCAAGGGAGGATATTACAACACAACCAAATTAATTAAACTTACAATGAATCAACCAGGAAACATATACTACACAATTAATGGAATCACACCTACGGCTACAAGCAATAAGTACACTGGATACATAACCATTACAAAAACAACAACTTTGAAATTTATTGCAATCAACCAAAGTGGACAAAAATCCATAATTTACAACGAAACATACAAAATTGACAAAATTGCTCCAGGAATCATCTACACTTCTCCCAGAAATGGAGCTACAAATATTCCAAGGAAAGGAACAGTGAGTATAAAATTCAGTGAAAATATAGTTCCAACATTAAACTGGTCTAGGATATATGTAAAAAACTTAAAAACTGGTAAACTGGATACAATCACTAAAACTGTCACAAACAACACTTTAAATTTGAAAACATCCAGTTCAAGGACAGGCAACAATTGGTACATTGTATACATTCCATCGTCCTCTGTTAAGGATGCTGCAGGCAACAAGTTAAGCAAAGCTTATACTTTCAAATTCAGAACTGGAAGTCAATAA
- a CDS encoding PKD domain-containing protein, whose product MNRYAIFIVLSCAMIVMICGSASAASPAANFTANTTNGHSPLNVHFTDKSTGNPTSWNWDFGDGSSSTDQNPNHTFSTVGAYTIKLTATNDDGSSSLTRNNYITAWNTTSVMTSNNGIAFYVANDAGVKYDIVNGVNQQGDYQQIHVNNSYYISRGGGGMNPVQLSTDPTNKYGTITTTGNQTGKFWVVFSGGIGHMDDCILMLAVNGTIPDNFAFHVTASGYTYDIPAPALSNPLTSSLTNVQYVNGVNETFTKDDFIYGQQSWKPTNTVNYPIYQGQDPNNKFSLMFIDLDVGAFCTNAYTGVTNGSIEVDYSFSNLESFASFGAYGWFSACNWGTGIPMASNIAQGGYNVQGITPITPVANFTANTTTGLNPETVQFTDTSSNTPTSWLWDFGDGTTSTDQNPTHVYSLPGSYTVTLIATNNAGSSTLTQTNYITVFNSSNPTVTATPKEGYYNKTVNVSLTSDQPDAVIYYTTDGSDPTDSSNSSRLPYSDPIPISNNTMLNFAAVNNGGVWSSRYSKTYVIDTSIPEVYTNPNGGNYPESVTVELTGKDPDTLTTVYYTTDGSDPRTSTTANVYTGPITLLSTTTLKYVAVDQASNWSPEYVQTYTIVNAPVADFTANSTKGTAPLGVQFTDKSINSPTSWLWDFGDGTTSTDQNPIHIYDTPGIYTVTLTATNLAGNSNLTLINYVTVDWPTPVANFTANVTNGTAPLDVQFTDKSNGNVKDYNWDFGDGSTSTAQSPTHTYNTPGTYSVTLTVSGPGGSSTETFTDYVTVNWPTPVADFAVNATSGTAPLDVQFTDKSNGNVKDYNWNFGDGSTSDLKNTEHVFTVPGTYTVILTVNGPGGMTSQTKYITVNYPAPIAGFTANTTKGTAPLKVKFTDSSAGNVSGYLWNFGDGTTSTDQNPTHSYTKPGNYTVKLTVTNHGGSSTISSLITVQNHVLPTATTNVKGGLYNTEKTVTIAMSKSGSIYYTINGTTPTTSSKKYTGPISIKSTTTLKFIAVDNDGYKSNVYAETYTIDKIPPKASSNVQSGLYNADKSVKLTMDKNGTIYYTIDGTAPTTSSKKYTGPISIKSTTTLKFIAVDLAGNKSPVYTSKYTIDKKAPTVTSSNPVNGAKNVSTTSTITINFNKLLNSSLNWSKIYIKNLNTGKLVSIKTTIKNNQLSIKMTQTRYSKNNYQVYIPQSAVKDNAGNNLKTAYYFRFKTK is encoded by the coding sequence ATGAACAGATATGCTATTTTTATAGTACTTTCATGTGCTATGATAGTAATGATCTGTGGAAGTGCTTCGGCTGCTTCGCCAGCGGCGAATTTCACAGCCAACACCACCAATGGACACTCTCCATTGAATGTGCATTTCACTGATAAATCCACTGGAAATCCAACCAGTTGGAATTGGGACTTCGGTGATGGAAGCAGCTCTACCGATCAAAATCCTAACCATACATTCAGTACGGTTGGGGCTTACACAATTAAATTAACTGCAACCAACGATGATGGTTCCAGTTCTCTTACGAGAAACAACTACATCACAGCTTGGAACACAACAAGCGTAATGACTAGTAACAATGGAATTGCATTTTACGTTGCCAACGATGCAGGAGTAAAATATGACATAGTAAACGGTGTTAATCAGCAGGGAGATTATCAACAGATACACGTCAACAACAGTTACTACATAAGCAGGGGTGGGGGAGGAATGAACCCTGTTCAGTTATCAACTGACCCCACAAACAAATATGGTACCATAACCACAACAGGCAACCAAACTGGTAAGTTTTGGGTTGTATTTAGTGGTGGAATTGGACACATGGATGATTGTATTTTGATGTTGGCTGTAAATGGAACGATACCTGACAACTTTGCATTCCATGTAACAGCAAGCGGATACACTTATGATATACCTGCGCCAGCCCTTTCTAACCCATTAACATCCTCTTTAACAAATGTACAGTATGTAAATGGAGTTAACGAAACATTTACTAAAGATGATTTTATTTATGGGCAACAAAGTTGGAAACCAACCAACACTGTGAACTACCCAATTTACCAAGGTCAGGATCCTAATAATAAATTTTCATTGATGTTTATTGATCTTGATGTGGGTGCATTTTGTACTAATGCCTATACAGGTGTAACGAATGGATCTATAGAAGTTGATTACAGTTTCAGTAATTTGGAATCATTCGCTTCTTTCGGAGCATACGGTTGGTTCTCTGCATGTAACTGGGGTACGGGAATTCCAATGGCCAGTAACATAGCTCAAGGTGGTTACAATGTCCAGGGAATAACACCAATCACACCTGTAGCTAATTTTACAGCAAACACAACAACAGGATTGAACCCTGAAACTGTACAGTTCACTGATACCAGCAGCAACACACCAACTAGTTGGTTATGGGACTTTGGGGATGGAACAACCAGCACAGATCAAAATCCTACACATGTTTACAGTTTACCTGGAAGCTACACAGTAACACTGATTGCAACCAATAATGCTGGTAGCAGCACTTTAACCCAGACAAATTACATCACAGTATTTAATAGCTCAAATCCTACAGTTACAGCTACACCAAAGGAAGGATACTATAATAAAACTGTTAATGTTAGTTTGACTTCGGATCAGCCAGATGCTGTGATATATTACACCACTGATGGTAGCGATCCAACAGACAGTAGTAATAGTAGTAGATTACCTTACTCTGATCCTATACCAATCAGCAACAACACAATGCTTAACTTTGCAGCTGTAAACAATGGGGGAGTTTGGAGTTCAAGGTACTCTAAAACTTATGTGATTGATACATCCATACCAGAAGTTTATACAAATCCTAACGGGGGAAATTATCCTGAATCTGTGACAGTTGAGTTAACTGGTAAAGATCCAGATACCTTAACAACTGTCTACTACACAACAGATGGTTCAGACCCAAGGACAAGTACAACTGCAAATGTCTACACTGGCCCAATTACACTGCTTTCTACAACCACTTTGAAGTATGTGGCTGTTGATCAGGCCAGTAACTGGAGCCCAGAGTACGTTCAAACATACACAATAGTAAACGCACCTGTTGCAGATTTCACAGCAAACAGTACCAAGGGAACAGCACCTTTGGGTGTACAGTTCACTGACAAATCCATTAACTCTCCAACAAGTTGGTTATGGGACTTTGGCGACGGAACAACAAGTACAGATCAAAATCCAATTCATATCTACGACACACCAGGAATCTACACAGTAACATTAACAGCAACAAACCTAGCAGGTAACAGTAACTTAACTCTAATCAACTACGTTACAGTAGATTGGCCTACTCCTGTTGCTAATTTCACAGCTAATGTAACAAATGGCACTGCACCATTAGATGTTCAGTTCACAGATAAATCCAATGGTAATGTAAAAGATTACAATTGGGACTTCGGAGATGGAAGTACAAGTACAGCACAAAGTCCAACACATACTTACAACACTCCTGGAACCTACTCAGTAACCTTAACTGTCTCAGGTCCTGGAGGAAGTAGTACTGAAACATTCACAGACTACGTTACAGTAAACTGGCCTACTCCTGTGGCTGATTTTGCTGTTAATGCAACTAGTGGTACTGCACCATTGGATGTTCAGTTCACAGATAAATCCAATGGTAATGTAAAAGATTACAACTGGAACTTTGGAGATGGAAGCACATCGGATTTAAAAAATACTGAACATGTATTCACTGTTCCAGGCACCTACACAGTAATATTAACTGTAAACGGACCTGGAGGTATGACATCACAAACCAAATACATTACAGTCAACTACCCTGCTCCAATAGCAGGTTTCACAGCTAACACAACAAAGGGTACAGCTCCTCTCAAAGTCAAGTTCACTGACAGTTCCGCTGGAAATGTTTCAGGATACTTATGGAACTTTGGGGATGGAACAACCAGCACCGATCAAAACCCTACACACAGTTACACAAAACCAGGAAACTACACTGTAAAACTCACAGTAACCAATCATGGCGGAAGTTCAACGATATCCAGTTTGATAACAGTACAAAACCATGTTTTACCCACAGCTACAACCAACGTTAAGGGCGGACTTTACAATACCGAAAAAACAGTTACAATTGCTATGAGTAAATCTGGAAGCATTTACTACACAATCAACGGAACCACTCCAACAACTTCAAGTAAGAAGTACACGGGACCTATCAGCATCAAATCCACAACCACCCTTAAATTCATTGCAGTGGATAATGATGGTTACAAATCCAACGTATACGCTGAAACTTACACAATCGACAAAATACCACCAAAAGCAAGTTCAAATGTACAATCTGGATTATACAATGCAGATAAATCAGTAAAACTAACAATGGATAAGAATGGAACGATCTACTACACAATTGACGGAACCGCACCAACAACTTCAAGTAAGAAGTACACTGGACCTATCAGCATCAAATCCACAACCACTCTTAAATTCATTGCAGTGGATCTTGCAGGTAACAAGTCTCCTGTGTACACAAGCAAGTACACCATTGACAAAAAAGCACCTACAGTAACATCGAGCAATCCTGTAAACGGTGCAAAAAATGTTTCAACAACAAGTACAATAACGATCAACTTCAACAAATTACTGAATTCAAGTTTAAACTGGTCTAAGATTTATATTAAAAATTTAAACACAGGAAAACTTGTATCCATTAAAACAACCATCAAAAACAACCAGCTTAGCATTAAGATGACACAGACAAGATACTCAAAAAACAACTACCAAGTGTACATACCACAATCGGCTGTTAAGGATAATGCTGGAAATAATCTCAAAACGGCTTACTACTTCAGATTTAAAACCAAATAA
- a CDS encoding ABC transporter substrate-binding protein has translation MIYVCLDDTDNLESRGTGKLSRTIANELSKNYPVYGVTRHQLYKHPEIPYTSHNTCSVIHIETDDDIDVKYNDELFEAVKFEMMADFIDGSDPGLAVAHEDQIKPALTAFGNDAKYKILNQQLARGLAKNLGIRLEGLGGTEDGVIGAMAGIGLAHTKNDGRFLLVKNNKLKGSNTVETVLNSGVDAVYTIDGRLVTKGVIVNDSKLTKPCPVNGEVILFVVEENGLLKAVNRG, from the coding sequence ATGATATACGTGTGTTTAGACGATACTGACAATTTGGAATCTCGAGGAACTGGTAAGTTGTCTCGAACAATAGCCAACGAACTTTCGAAAAATTATCCTGTATACGGTGTTACAAGACATCAGCTTTACAAACATCCTGAAATTCCCTACACATCCCACAACACCTGTTCAGTCATTCATATTGAAACAGATGATGATATTGACGTAAAATACAACGATGAACTTTTTGAAGCTGTTAAATTTGAGATGATGGCTGATTTCATAGATGGAAGCGACCCAGGACTTGCTGTTGCCCATGAAGATCAGATTAAACCTGCCCTCACAGCATTTGGTAACGATGCAAAGTATAAAATTCTCAACCAGCAACTTGCAAGGGGACTGGCAAAGAATTTGGGCATCAGACTAGAAGGTCTTGGAGGAACTGAAGATGGAGTTATTGGGGCAATGGCAGGAATAGGTCTCGCACATACAAAAAATGATGGAAGATTTTTGCTTGTGAAAAATAATAAACTCAAAGGTTCAAACACTGTTGAAACAGTACTAAATTCTGGGGTTGATGCTGTTTACACCATTGATGGACGATTAGTTACAAAGGGTGTCATCGTAAATGACAGCAAACTCACAAAACCGTGCCCTGTTAACGGCGAAGTGATCCTTTTTGTGGTGGAAGAGAACGGACTGTTGAAAGCTGTCAATCGAGGCTGA
- a CDS encoding FAD-dependent oxidoreductase, whose product MKPGVFLCCCGDNISSKIDLDKLKRSVCEDVQFIDEATYLCSNEGMEHIVTKIKSEKPGGIVIAACSPKMHEKRFRSCAERANMNQYLVDVANIREQCAWVSKDPDPTVKAIDIVNSSINAVKNSVGLAKIQIPVIKSALVVGGGISGITAALSLAKQGIHVHLVEKSASIGGNMVKIGKVFSADTLSEECAMCSLGPLISEVGENHNIDVISMAEVSGVSGHMGNFSVTLQTDPKMIDGDRCTSCGRCAEICSINVPDEFNFNLTLRNAAYKPFAGALPSSFSIDPDACIKCGKCVEACPVDAINLESKTKNIVLEVGAIVLATGYTELNPEQMEEFGYKRIQGVITQMELARLLAVNGPTSGKLISPLTGKKPRNIVMIQCVGSRDRKQGSIPQCSTICCMTALKHANYIVNHNKGTDIYICYTDMRTPGTYENYYFETQKKGEKSLRFIRGKVAQVKKVNNDALVARVEDTLGGGVTDIEADMIVLSSALMPSDTIAGVQEATGVGLTNEKFVKEKNSKMDPTQTTVPGIFVSGTAKGAMDITETINMSRSAASRVSEMLTQEFIEVEPNFAVLDQDRCNQCLSCLEQCPAKAIYLDKMVEVDPVACTGCGYCVSLCETKALSLPLYSDQVIQARIDGALKMGNRSILTFLDEKIAYVAADNMGSNRLNYPTDVRIIKVPSILRLEVKHLLYGFKKGAKGIFLGDGTANASDETMDEMLTKKVQELMQGASEEGIDPSRIYFYPAYLPHYKGLADKLKEFSKILEKIE is encoded by the coding sequence GTGAAACCAGGAGTTTTCCTATGTTGCTGTGGAGACAACATTTCAAGCAAGATAGACCTTGATAAACTAAAAAGATCTGTCTGCGAAGATGTACAGTTCATTGATGAAGCTACTTACCTATGCTCCAACGAAGGCATGGAACATATTGTGACGAAGATAAAATCCGAAAAACCTGGGGGAATTGTTATTGCTGCTTGTAGTCCAAAAATGCATGAAAAACGGTTCAGAAGCTGTGCTGAAAGGGCTAATATGAATCAGTATTTGGTGGACGTTGCAAACATTAGAGAACAGTGTGCATGGGTTAGTAAGGATCCTGATCCAACAGTTAAGGCCATTGATATAGTAAACTCATCAATCAACGCAGTTAAAAATTCAGTTGGCCTTGCTAAAATTCAAATTCCAGTCATAAAATCTGCACTCGTGGTTGGTGGAGGTATTTCCGGAATAACAGCAGCATTGTCCCTGGCAAAACAGGGTATACATGTACATTTAGTCGAAAAATCGGCCAGCATAGGTGGTAACATGGTCAAAATAGGTAAAGTTTTTTCAGCAGACACCCTGAGTGAAGAATGTGCCATGTGTTCATTGGGACCGTTGATAAGTGAAGTGGGAGAAAATCACAATATAGATGTGATTTCCATGGCGGAGGTTTCTGGAGTAAGTGGACACATGGGAAATTTCTCAGTTACCCTCCAAACCGATCCAAAGATGATTGATGGTGACAGATGCACATCATGTGGGCGATGTGCTGAAATCTGTAGTATAAATGTTCCAGATGAATTTAATTTCAATTTAACACTTAGAAATGCTGCTTACAAACCATTTGCAGGAGCTTTACCCTCTTCATTTTCCATTGATCCCGATGCATGCATCAAATGTGGAAAATGCGTTGAAGCCTGTCCAGTAGATGCCATAAATCTTGAATCCAAAACAAAGAACATAGTACTGGAGGTAGGTGCAATTGTACTGGCAACAGGATACACAGAACTAAATCCAGAGCAAATGGAAGAATTTGGATACAAACGGATCCAAGGAGTCATTACACAGATGGAACTTGCAAGGCTGCTTGCTGTAAATGGTCCAACATCTGGGAAACTAATTTCACCTTTAACAGGGAAAAAACCCCGGAACATAGTCATGATACAATGTGTGGGTTCAAGGGACAGGAAGCAGGGATCGATCCCCCAATGTTCAACAATATGCTGCATGACGGCATTAAAACACGCAAATTACATCGTGAATCATAACAAGGGAACTGACATTTATATCTGCTACACAGATATGCGAACTCCCGGAACTTACGAAAATTACTACTTCGAAACACAAAAGAAGGGTGAAAAATCATTAAGATTCATAAGAGGGAAGGTTGCCCAGGTTAAAAAAGTAAATAATGATGCCTTAGTGGCGAGAGTTGAAGATACGTTGGGTGGCGGAGTAACAGATATAGAGGCGGATATGATAGTTTTATCATCTGCACTCATGCCTTCAGACACCATAGCTGGTGTCCAAGAAGCCACTGGGGTAGGTTTGACCAATGAAAAATTTGTGAAGGAAAAAAATTCTAAGATGGACCCAACACAGACAACTGTGCCGGGAATATTTGTGTCAGGAACAGCTAAAGGTGCAATGGACATAACTGAAACAATTAACATGTCCAGATCTGCAGCTTCAAGAGTTTCTGAGATGTTAACACAGGAATTCATAGAGGTCGAACCTAACTTTGCAGTGCTTGATCAAGATAGGTGTAATCAATGTTTAAGTTGTTTAGAACAATGTCCAGCCAAAGCAATTTACTTAGATAAAATGGTTGAAGTAGATCCAGTAGCGTGCACAGGATGTGGCTACTGTGTATCCCTATGTGAAACAAAAGCTCTTTCCCTTCCACTCTATTCAGATCAAGTAATACAGGCAAGAATAGATGGCGCCCTTAAAATGGGGAATCGGAGCATCTTAACATTTCTAGATGAAAAAATAGCATATGTTGCTGCAGATAACATGGGATCCAACAGATTGAACTACCCCACAGATGTCCGCATAATCAAAGTCCCATCAATTTTAAGGTTAGAAGTTAAACACCTACTATACGGATTTAAAAAAGGTGCTAAGGGAATATTCTTAGGAGATGGAACAGCAAATGCTTCAGACGAAACTATGGATGAAATGTTAACTAAAAAAGTTCAAGAACTCATGCAAGGAGCTTCAGAAGAAGGAATTGATCCTTCTAGAATTTACTTTTATCCAGCTTATCTGCCCCACTACAAGGGCTTGGCAGATAAATTAAAGGAATTTTCCAAGATATTGGAAAAAATTGAATAA